ACATCTTCCTTAATGACCTTTTTTACTTCATCCACAATTTTAGCGGCAAGTGCAGGCAGCAGCATCGTATACACTCCTTCGATTCTGTTCTTCGCCCATTATAGCAAACACAGTGATTACGGAATCATCCACTGCAGGAAGTTGTGCTGAAGGAAAGTAATCAGTCCGACAACCAAGAGCAGAAAGAGGCTGTGCTTAATGGTGAATCGGAACAGATGAGACTCTTTCCCAGCCAGCCCAACTGCTGCACAGGCGACTGCAATGGATTGAGGGGAGATCATTTTACCGGTCACACCCCCGGAAGAGTTGGCAGCAATTGCAAGAATCGGATCCATTCCAATGGAAGTGGCCGTTACCTTCTGAAGATTGCCAAACAGTAAATTGGCAGATGTATCCGAACCGGTGATAAAGACACCAAGCCAGCCCAGGAAAGGGGAGAAGAATGGGAACAAATCTCCTGTGTGGGCAAGAGTCATGCCAAGGGTTGTGCTCATACCCGATGCATTGGTGATGTAGGCAAATCCAACAACCGATCCAATGGTTAAAATCGGCATCTTCAGCTCGCCAAAGGTCTCGCCAAATGTTTTGACCCAGCTTTTCCAGGAAATGTTCACAACGAATTTCGTCACAATGGCTGCCAGTAAAATCGCAGTTCCTGCAGCACCCAGTACTTCAAGCTTATAAAAGGCGGGAATCGGATCGCCCGAACCCCCAATGATTTTGTTGTGAAGAAGCGGGACCTCGGGACTGAAGGTCAGGAGGTGGCCGATTGAATTAATCGCTTTCAAAAATGCGTTTTCTCCTTCGTAGTGACCTGTCAGCGCGAGCTTCACAGCAGGGATTCCCCATAGTGAAATGAAAAGAGTCAGGATCAAAAACGGCGACCATGCTTTTAATACTTGTCCCCTTGTATAGCCTGCAGGCGGATCATCGATTTTCAATGCTTCCGAAGCGGCCGCAGTTTCTCCTTCTGATTTGAACTTATAAATCGTTTTCGGTTTCCAGAATTTCAGGAACACGGTTAGCGCAACAAGAGAAACGAGAGCAGATAGAATATCAGGCAGCTCAGGTCCGATGAAATTTGAGCTTACATATTGAGTTAGTGCAAATGAAATCCCGGAGACGAGGATGGCCGGCATAATTTCAGCGGCCCGTTTAAATCCTGCCATCACGATTACAAGGTAAAGAGGAATAAACACCGAAATAAACGGAAGCTGCCGTCCAACCATTTTGGAGATTTCCATAGCTGATTCGCCAGTTGGCCCTGCTACCGCTATAATTGGAA
The Metabacillus sp. FJAT-52054 genome window above contains:
- a CDS encoding L-lactate permease; its protein translation is MNWTQDFTPMGDNLALSAIIALIPALYFFWALAIRRMKGHWAGITTLLVAFAVAIFAYKMPVQTVAMSATQGAVYGILPIGWIIITSVFLYKLTVKTGQFDIIRNSVLSITEDRRLQALLIAFSFGAFLEGAAGFGAPVAISAALLAGLGFNPLYAAGICLIANTAPVAFGAIGIPIIAVAGPTGESAMEISKMVGRQLPFISVFIPLYLVIVMAGFKRAAEIMPAILVSGISFALTQYVSSNFIGPELPDILSALVSLVALTVFLKFWKPKTIYKFKSEGETAAASEALKIDDPPAGYTRGQVLKAWSPFLILTLFISLWGIPAVKLALTGHYEGENAFLKAINSIGHLLTFSPEVPLLHNKIIGGSGDPIPAFYKLEVLGAAGTAILLAAIVTKFVVNISWKSWVKTFGETFGELKMPILTIGSVVGFAYITNASGMSTTLGMTLAHTGDLFPFFSPFLGWLGVFITGSDTSANLLFGNLQKVTATSIGMDPILAIAANSSGGVTGKMISPQSIAVACAAVGLAGKESHLFRFTIKHSLFLLLVVGLITFLQHNFLQWMIP